Genomic DNA from Paenibacillus donghaensis:
AGGGTTATGATCAGTGACGATTAGTCTTTCCAAAGGACAGCGGATTGATTTGACCAAGACAAATCCTGGTCTGACAAAAGTAATGGTAGGATTAGGTTGGGATACCAACAAATACAGCGGAGGTCAAGATTTCGACCTCGATGCTTCGGCATTCCTGCTGTATGAGGACGGCAAGGCCAAAGGGGCCGACGACTTCGTGTTCTACAATAACCCTAACGGCGGAGCTGGTTCCGTTGTTCACACCGGCGATAACCGTACAGGTGAAGGCGACGGGGATGATGAGCAGATTGAAGTTGATTTCAGCAAGGTTCCTGCCCATATCCAGCGTATCGGCATCACCGTAACGATCTATGATTATGAATCCCGCGCACAGAACTTTGGACAAGTCTCCAATGCGTTTGTTCGTGTGGTGGATGCTTCCAGCAACCGGGAAGTGCTGCGCTTTGATCTTGGCGAAGATTTCTCCACAGAAACAGCTGTAGTCTTCTGTGAGTTCTACCGTCATGGTGCGGATTGGAAGTTCCAGGCGATCGGCAGCGGGTTCGCAGGCGGCCTAAGCGCTCTGACCAAGAATTATGGACTGGACGCGCAATAACATCCTGTGGGCGGGGTCATACCGATCCTGCCCTTTTTCTAATTTTTTTCAGGATGCATCAACTCCACTCAGAGTATGTCTTCACACCCAAGTGGCCGGAAAGCTGGATAGGTAAAGCGGGGAACATTAGAGAAATGCTTCCCTCAAATCCCCGCTTCAACCTGTCTTGCCCTCCGTATCATCGGGTTTGAAGACACCTCCTAGGTGGGGTTATTTTACTCCATGGGCAAAGGTGGCGTAGGGCATGGCTGTTGAAGTAGTTAAAGGACAAAAAGCTGATCTTACCAAGGGCAACCCCGGGCTAAGCGAGCTGGTCATAGAGATTGCCTGGCAATCACCGGCCGCGCTGGAGATTGATACCTCGGCATTTCTGCTGGGGGAAGGCGGCAAAGTCGGCAGGGATGAGGATCTGATATTCTATAATAATCCTACGGCGCCTTATATTCGGTATAAGGATGTTCCCGGGGCCAGCGGACTCAAGAGATTCGAAGTTGAACTGGCTGCCATCCCGGCAGGCATTGCGAAGATTGCTTTCACGCTCACTATATATGACGGCGAGAAGCGTGGCCAGAGCTTCGGGCAGGTGAATGAAGCGAATTTCCGCATCCTCAATCAGAAGACAGGCTCGGAGCTGCTGCGCTGTAATCTTGGAAATCAATTCTCGGTTGAAACCGCCGTTGTGGTTGGAGAATTATATAGATATGGTGCCGAATGGAAGTTTAGTGCGGTGGCTGCAGGCTTCGCGGGCGGACTTAACGAGCTGTGCAGGAATTTCGGGATAGAGGTAGAGGATACCCCGGCTCCGCCGGTTCCCTCAGTTCCCCCAGCTCCACCTGTGCCGTCGGCTCCGCCGCCGGTACTGAAGCCACGGCCGCCAGTTCCTCCTGCGCCGAGCCCGCCCGCCGCTCCCCCGGCACCTCCTGCTCCTTCTCTGGGTGCGAATCTGAACCTGCAGAAGATCGAGCTGAAGAAAAAGGGCGATTCGATTAATCTCAAGAAATCCGCCGGGGGTCTCGGTGAACTGCTGATCAACCTGAACTGGAATCAGAAGCAGGGCGGAGGATTATTCAGCCGCAAGAGTGGCGTAGATTTGGACCTGGCCTGCCTGTTCGAGCTTAAGGATGGCAGCAAAGGGGTCGTTCAGGCGCTGGGCAACGCTTTTGGCTCGATGAATCAACCGCCCTATATGATGCTTGATGGCGACGATCGTACCGGATCGGTGACTACTGGTGAGAACCTGCGGATCAACGGGGCTAAGGTAGCCAATATCGAACGTATTTTGATCTTTGCTTTTATTTATAAGGGAGTCACCAACTGGTCTGAAGCGGATGGTGTAGTCACAATTAAGCAGAGCGGCGGACCGGACATTATTGTCAATATGGACGAGCATAACAACCGCAAGGGCATGTGTGCGATTGCGCTGTTCCGTAACGTGAATAACGAAACCTTTAGTATAGAACGGCTTGTGCAATATTACAGCGGACATCGAGAGATGGACCAGGCCTACAATTGGGGCCTGCGCTGGGTAGCGGGCAATAAATAATCGATTTTAGCGGAGGCGCAAGGGCAATGGATTGGTTCGCTGATTTATTTAGGAGTATTAGCGAGAATTATGGGCATTTTTTCTCATGGAGTGATGTGGTTGGAACACTCTCTGACCCCGTCAGCTGGGGCATTATCGGAAGTCTGATTCTGCTGGAAGGGCTGCTGTCTGCGGATAACGCACTGGTGCTTGCCGTTATGGTTCGGCATCTGCCGAAGGAGCAGCAGAAAAAAGCGCTTTTCTACGGAATCCTCGGGGCTTATATCTTCAGATTCCTGGCGATTGGTCTCGGAACGTTCCTGATAAAGTTTACGCTGGTTAAGGTTCTCGGGGCACTTTATCTCTTTTATATCGCTTACAAAGGACTTTTCAAGGGTAGTGCCGAAGAACAGAGGGAGAACAAGGGAACCTCTTTTTGGAAAACTGTACTCCTTGTTGAATTAATGGATATTGCATTCAGTATTGACAGCGTAATTGCCGCGTTCGGACTCAGTGACCAGGTGTGGGTATTGTTCCTGGGCGGGATTCTCGGCGTGCTGATGATGCGCGGAGTGGCTCAGGTCTTCCTGAAGCTGATTGACCGTTTCCCTGAGCTGGAGCAGGCAGCCTTTCTGCTGATTGCTATTATTGCCGGCAAGATGCTTGCAGGCGCCTTCGGATTTGAATTATCCCATGCTATTTTCTTCACGATTCTTATTGCTGTGTTCGTGGGGACCATTCTATACAGCTCTGCACGCAAGAAGAAAGAAGCCAACCGTAAAGCCTAAGCAAGAGAGCAGTTGTACCCCAAAGGACGGCTGTTTCGGGGATACAACAGGGCAGCCATTTCTTCTCCAGGGTAACCGTATATATTTAAGCGTGGCCTTTGCTTGTAGTCAAGCGAGCCGGATGCCGTCCCCGACAGGACGGCATCGCTGGTTCTGCTGCTGATATGAAATAAGGCTCATGTAAGTTTTGCCGGCTTCGCAAAACGATAAGGGGGAAGAGCCTTGAGATACTTTGATTATCTGACGAAAGAACAAGAAACGTCCTTATTCCACGCTCCGCCGATATCCTTTGACCATACCATTGGCAAGGATTTACTGGCTTATGCCGTCGGCGCTGCCCTCTATATGCCGGCTACCCGCCCTACAGTTGCAGAAGATATCCTGAAGCTGAAGAGCTCAGGACTAATGACTGTCATCATTGATTTGGAGGATGCGATTGGAGACAATGAGGTCGAACAAGGCGAGCATTCCCTTATCCGCCATCTGTCTTACCTGGCCGCTTATGCAGACACTCGGGCTGATGGTGAGCAGAGCCTGCCGCTCCTATTCGTTCGTGTCCGCAATCCAGACCAGCTGCGGCAGCTGGTGTTTCAACTCGGTTCGTTAATTACCTTGCTGACCGGGTTCGTATTCCCTAAATTCTCGGTAGACAACGGTGTGGAGTATTTTGAGATAGTTGCCGATTATAACAGCTCGCGCAGCTATGATGCACCTGTGCTGTACGGCATGCCGATTCTGGAGAGCGCACCGATTATCTACCGGGAGAGCCGGATGGACACCTTGCTTGCCATCCGCAGCCTGCTGAGCAATTACCGTGAATATGTGCTGAATGTCAGAATTGGGGCTACGGATTTCTCCAGCCTGTTCGGACTGCGCCGCAGCCCGGATATCAGCATCTATGACCTGACCCCGATCCGCGACTGCATGTCCGATATCATCAATGTATTCGGGCGGGTGGAGGAGGGGTATGTTATCTCCGGTCCGGTCTGGGAATACTTTGCGAATAAAGGCCATCGGGTGCTCCGGCCACAGCTGCGGGAGACTCCCTTTGAGGATACGTATGGTAAGAACGGCCGCAATCTGCGCAACCGTTATATTTCCAGCAGCATGGATGGGTTGATCCATGAGGTTATCCTGGATAAAGAGAACGGAATCGTAGGTAAAACCATTATCCATCCCTCGCATTTAAGACCTGTACAGGCGATGTATACCGTGATGCATGAGGAATATGTCGACGCGTTAAGCATCGTAGAGAGCAATAACGGCAACCGAGGGGTATTCAAGAGCGAATATTACAACAAGATGAATGAAATCAAGCCGCATTTGAACTGGGCGAAACGTATTCTTTTACGATCTCAAATATACGGGGTGTTACATGAACAACAGCATTTTGTCGGATTATTACCCGAGAACGAATATACACACGTATAACATCGTCGAGAACCTTCAGGTTACTGTAACCGAAACTTCCAATCCTTTTCACATCCCGGTCGATGCCCTGTTCTCCATGGCTGCCCGGATTAATATCAAACGTTCGTTCCTGTTTGTGAGCAAAGTGCTGGGCAAACATATTCCGGTTAATCCGTATACCCCGCTGCTCAGCGGAGCGGCGCTGGGTCTGCTGCTCTACCGGGAGCTGAATGCCGGTGCAGCGGATGCGGAGCTGCTGGAGCCGCTGATGGCCCAGGCAGTTCATGGACTGCTTCATCCCGAAGCCGCCCAAGAAGCGTATCAGGCATTGGCCGCCGCGCAGCTGGTGCTGCCAGAGCCGGTGCTTTTTATCGGCTTTGCTGAGACGGCAACGGCTTTGGGGCACAGTATGTACAACATTTTTGCCGGGAATGCAGCATATATTCATACTACCCGTGAGGATATTCCTGAACTGGAGTCGGTGATCAGCTTCGAGGAGGAGCACTCCCATGCAGTGGATCATCTCTGCTATGCGCTGAAGCCAGAGCTGTTGTCCGGCAAGGAGCCGGTCATTCTGGTGGATGACGAGATTACTACCGGCAACACAGCGATCAATACAATCCGTGACATCCACTCCAAATTCCCGCGTGAGGAATATGTAGTAGCTTCTATTCTGGACTGGCGCAGTGGCAGCAACCTGGATACCTACAGCCAGCTGGAGCAGGAGCTGGGCATCCGTATCCGTTCTTTATGCCTGCTGCAGGGCAGTATTGAAGTGAAAGGAACGCCTGATTTGGGGAGCGGCGGTTATACTGAACCGGCTGCGCCTGCAGCGGAAGCCCCTCTAATCACTACCTATGTTCAAGATGGTCTGGAGCGCCTTAAGGTGTGCTCCAAGGACTCCACCGGAGAGCGCAATCTTGCTCCTTATCTGAAGTACAGCGGACGTTTCGGATTGGTTTGTCAGGACAATGGCGAATTGGACCGGGGCGTATCCAGCGTTGCGGCTCAGCTGAGTGCACTGCGCGAGGGAGCGAAGGCGCTGGTTATGGGCGTAGGCGAGTTTATGTATCTGCCGATGCGGATCGCTGCTGAGATGGGGGCAGGGGTGTCTTATCAATCCTCCACCCGCAGCCCGATTCATCCGGACCGCCGCGAGGATTATGGCGTTCACAGTGCTGAGCCGCATCCGTCAGCCGGTGATCCGGGGATTATGAATTACATCTACAACATCGACCCGGGCCAGTATGATGATATATTCGTGCTGATTGAACGCGAAGTGCCGGCCGGCCGGATTC
This window encodes:
- a CDS encoding TerD family protein yields the protein MTISLSKGQRIDLTKTNPGLTKVMVGLGWDTNKYSGGQDFDLDASAFLLYEDGKAKGADDFVFYNNPNGGAGSVVHTGDNRTGEGDGDDEQIEVDFSKVPAHIQRIGITVTIYDYESRAQNFGQVSNAFVRVVDASSNREVLRFDLGEDFSTETAVVFCEFYRHGADWKFQAIGSGFAGGLSALTKNYGLDAQ
- a CDS encoding TerD family protein: MAVEVVKGQKADLTKGNPGLSELVIEIAWQSPAALEIDTSAFLLGEGGKVGRDEDLIFYNNPTAPYIRYKDVPGASGLKRFEVELAAIPAGIAKIAFTLTIYDGEKRGQSFGQVNEANFRILNQKTGSELLRCNLGNQFSVETAVVVGELYRYGAEWKFSAVAAGFAGGLNELCRNFGIEVEDTPAPPVPSVPPAPPVPSAPPPVLKPRPPVPPAPSPPAAPPAPPAPSLGANLNLQKIELKKKGDSINLKKSAGGLGELLINLNWNQKQGGGLFSRKSGVDLDLACLFELKDGSKGVVQALGNAFGSMNQPPYMMLDGDDRTGSVTTGENLRINGAKVANIERILIFAFIYKGVTNWSEADGVVTIKQSGGPDIIVNMDEHNNRKGMCAIALFRNVNNETFSIERLVQYYSGHREMDQAYNWGLRWVAGNK
- a CDS encoding TerC family protein, whose amino-acid sequence is MDWFADLFRSISENYGHFFSWSDVVGTLSDPVSWGIIGSLILLEGLLSADNALVLAVMVRHLPKEQQKKALFYGILGAYIFRFLAIGLGTFLIKFTLVKVLGALYLFYIAYKGLFKGSAEEQRENKGTSFWKTVLLVELMDIAFSIDSVIAAFGLSDQVWVLFLGGILGVLMMRGVAQVFLKLIDRFPELEQAAFLLIAIIAGKMLAGAFGFELSHAIFFTILIAVFVGTILYSSARKKKEANRKA
- a CDS encoding HpcH/HpaI aldolase/citrate lyase family protein is translated as MRYFDYLTKEQETSLFHAPPISFDHTIGKDLLAYAVGAALYMPATRPTVAEDILKLKSSGLMTVIIDLEDAIGDNEVEQGEHSLIRHLSYLAAYADTRADGEQSLPLLFVRVRNPDQLRQLVFQLGSLITLLTGFVFPKFSVDNGVEYFEIVADYNSSRSYDAPVLYGMPILESAPIIYRESRMDTLLAIRSLLSNYREYVLNVRIGATDFSSLFGLRRSPDISIYDLTPIRDCMSDIINVFGRVEEGYVISGPVWEYFANKGHRVLRPQLRETPFEDTYGKNGRNLRNRYISSSMDGLIHEVILDKENGIVGKTIIHPSHLRPVQAMYTVMHEEYVDALSIVESNNGNRGVFKSEYYNKMNEIKPHLNWAKRILLRSQIYGVLHEQQHFVGLLPENEYTHV
- a CDS encoding phosphoribosyltransferase family protein gives rise to the protein MAARINIKRSFLFVSKVLGKHIPVNPYTPLLSGAALGLLLYRELNAGAADAELLEPLMAQAVHGLLHPEAAQEAYQALAAAQLVLPEPVLFIGFAETATALGHSMYNIFAGNAAYIHTTREDIPELESVISFEEEHSHAVDHLCYALKPELLSGKEPVILVDDEITTGNTAINTIRDIHSKFPREEYVVASILDWRSGSNLDTYSQLEQELGIRIRSLCLLQGSIEVKGTPDLGSGGYTEPAAPAAEAPLITTYVQDGLERLKVCSKDSTGERNLAPYLKYSGRFGLVCQDNGELDRGVSSVAAQLSALREGAKALVMGVGEFMYLPMRIAAEMGAGVSYQSSTRSPIHPDRREDYGVHSAEPHPSAGDPGIMNYIYNIDPGQYDDIFVLIEREVPAGRIQPLTAILQRLARHKVHLIVLTPNLMEGGPAHEQA